The genomic stretch GCATGGCCGAGGTCGGCCACCGCGGCCGCGGTTTCGCCTTCGACAACGAACTGCCCCGCCACCGCTGCTGGCTGGCACCGTTCGAGATCGCCTCGCGATTGGTGACCAACGGCGAGTACCTCGCGTTCATCGAGGACGGGGGTTATGCGCGGCCCGAGCTGTGGTTGTCCGAGGGCTGGGACCTGCGGTCGCGCGAAGGCTGGCAAGCGCCGCTGTACTGGCAGCCGTCGGGGGCGACAGGCGGCGACGCCTGGTCGGTCTATACCCTGGCCGGCCTGCAGCGCGTGGACCGGCACCAGCCGGTGTGCCACGTCAGCTACTACGAGGCAGACGCCTATGCCCGCTGGGCGCGGGCGCGCCTGCCGACCGAAGCCGAATGGGAGATCGCCGCCGGCACCTTGGGCACGGCCGCCGGTGAGACCGGCCGGCCCGGGTCAGCCCGACCGGCAGGCTGGGGCGGCCTGCTCGAGGACGGGGTGTTCCAGCCGCAGGTCGCAGCACGCGGCGAGCGGCTGGCACAGATGTTCGGCGACACCTGGGAATGGACCCAAAGCGCCTATCTGCCCTACCCCGGGTTCAAGGTCGCGCCGGGCGCGGTGGGCGAGTACAACGGCAAGTTCATGGTCAACCAGATGGTGCTGCGCGGCGGCTCTTGCGCAACCCCGGCCACGCACTTGCGCGCCAGCTACCGCAACTTCTTTCCGGCGGCGGCGCGCTGGCAGTTCAGCGGCATACGGCTGGCGCGCTGAACCCGCGTCGGACGGCCTTGTTCAGCCGTTGATGATCTCGCCACCGTTCGGGTGCAGCACCTGCCCCGTCATGTAGCTC from Caldimonas brevitalea encodes the following:
- the egtB gene encoding ergothioneine biosynthesis protein EgtB, producing the protein MPPAPAPALDAQALLPLFNDVRRQTDALIEGLSAEDCMLQSMPDASPVKWHIAHTTWFFETFVLERARADHRPFDPAFRQLFNSYYVGIGERHPRPERGLLSRPSLAQVLAYRRTVEQQVTALLQSGDATPDLLALVELGVHHEQQHQELILTDLKHHLSRNPLWPAYRPSPARPAGLSSPGLQFVRFEGGMAEVGHRGRGFAFDNELPRHRCWLAPFEIASRLVTNGEYLAFIEDGGYARPELWLSEGWDLRSREGWQAPLYWQPSGATGGDAWSVYTLAGLQRVDRHQPVCHVSYYEADAYARWARARLPTEAEWEIAAGTLGTAAGETGRPGSARPAGWGGLLEDGVFQPQVAARGERLAQMFGDTWEWTQSAYLPYPGFKVAPGAVGEYNGKFMVNQMVLRGGSCATPATHLRASYRNFFPAAARWQFSGIRLAR